TGCAACTGCGACTGCATGGCAAGCATCTGCGTTTGCCTGGCCATAAAAAAACCCGGCCAAAGCCGGGTTTTTTGTTGGTGCAGCGACAACGATCGCTTAACGATGACGCCCGTGGGTGCGGCGTGGCTGGTCAAACCAGGTGGACACGGGGGTGTTCTCGTTGGAGATCGGCTGGGCGTCGCCACGCATGATGGCGTCGCGCAGGTTCTTGTCGGTTTTCTGGCCTTGGCTGCTGTTGCGGTTGGCATTGCCGTTGCCGCTGCGATTGCCATCGCGCTGGCCGCCACCGTTGCTGCCACGACCCTGAGCCTGGCCTTGTTGCTGGCGATCGTTGCGACGGCCTTGTTGCTGGCCGTTACCACCCCGATTACCACCTTCGCCACGCGGTTGACCGTCGCGCGATTGGCCGTCACGCTGCTGACCACCGCCGTTGCGGCCTTGGTTTTGCTGGCCTTGACGACGTTGCTGGCCTTCGGCGCGCTGGCCGCCGCCTTGACCGCCGTTCTGACCGTTGCTCTGGCCTTCCTGACGCGGTTTGTTGCGGTTGTTGTTGCGCGGGTTCTGGCGGCGACGGTTGTCGCCACCTTCGCGGGCAGGGCTGCCTTCGGCGTTGGTGCTGGCTTCAGCGGCGCCTTCGGCTCCGGCTTCGGCCGGCGCGCGTTGTGCTCGCTCGCGGCGGGGTTGTTGCTGATTGCGGCCGCGGCCTTGCTGTTGTTGCTGACGACCACGACGGCCCGATTCAATCGGCTCGGGCTTGGCGTTGGGGTCGGGCTCGAAACCGGTGATGATTTCGCGCGGCAGGGCGCGCTTGATCAGTTTTTCGATATCAGACAACAGACGCATTTCGTCGACGCAAACCAGCGACAGCGCTTCACCTTCGGCGCCAGCGCGGCCGGTGCGGCCGATGCGGTGTACGTAGTCTTCGGCCACCATGGGCAACTCGAAGTTGATCACGTGCGGCAATTCTTCAATATCGATACCACGGGCGGCGATGTCGGTCGCCACCAGCACTTGCAGCGTGCCGGCCTTGAACTCGGTCAGCGCGCGGGTGCGGGCAGACTGGCTCTTGTTGCCGTGAATGGCCAGCGCCGGAATTTCTTCCTTGGTCAGTTGCTCGGCCAGGCGGTTGGCGCCGTGCTTGGTACGCGTGAACACCAGAACCTGGAACCAGTTGTGTTCCTTGATCAGGTGCGCCAGCAAGTGGCGTTTTCTCTCGCGGTCAACCAGGACGATCTTCTGTGCGATGGCTTCGGCGGTGGCGTTGCGCTTGGCGACTTCGATCAGCACCGGGCTGTTCAGCAGATTGTCGGCCAGTTGCTTGATTTCGTCCGAATACGTGGCAGAGAACAACAGGTTCTGCCGCTGTGCCGGCAACAGAGCCAGCACTTTCTTGATGTCGTGGATAAAGCCCATGTCCAGCATGCGGTCGGCTTCATCGAGCACCAGGATTTCAATCGTGGACAGGTCAATGGTGCCTTGCTGGGCGTGATCAAGCAGACGGCCTGGTGTGGAAACCAGGATGTCCACACGGCCCTTCAGTGCCTTGATCTGCGGATTGATGCTGACGCCACCAAACATGGCCAGGGATTTTTGCCCGGCGTACTTGCCGTATTCCTGCACGCTTTCTTCAACCTGCGCCGCGAGTTCTCGCGTCGGGGTCAGCACCAGCGCACGGATCGGGGCGTGTTCACCACGCTTGACCTTGATCGGGCTGGCCAGCAGCTTTTGCAGGATAGGCAGCGTAAAGCCTGCCGTTTTACCCGTGCCGGTCTGGGCACCAGCCATGACGTCCTGGCCAGCAAGAATGGCAGGAATGGCCTGTGTCTGAATGGGGGTTGGGTCCGTGTAACCAAGTTCGGTCACGGCACGCACAAGTTCGTCCGCAAGTCCTAAAGCGGAAAAAGTCATTAATTAACTCCAGAGCGTGTATCGGCCATTGCAGCAATAGCTGCTCCAGTCCGGTGGCGGATACAGGAATGTCGTGTGTGGGAACAGCGAAGACTGGATGCGCTCTGCGTAGTTCCGCAGGTTCCTGGAGCGGTTGCCGGTCAGGCGGATGTCACTCGGCAGGGCGGATGTGCGATTGCACAGGCTGCGGTCAGAAAAACAGACAGGTCAGCAAACTACGCGAAAGCACATTATACGCAAGCGCCGCCATGAGTCGAGGGGTTTCGACAGTATGTCATGACGGCGCATTGATCCATTGCAGATCAGCGGTGCGGGCGAGTGGCGATGGTGCACTGGTAAACGCCGCCAAAAAAGGTGCGGCGGGTCCAGCAAAAATCCCCGCTGTGGCGGGCGTATTCAGGGATGCTTTTGTGCCAGAGCGCG
The Silvimonas iriomotensis genome window above contains:
- a CDS encoding DEAD/DEAH box helicase yields the protein MTFSALGLADELVRAVTELGYTDPTPIQTQAIPAILAGQDVMAGAQTGTGKTAGFTLPILQKLLASPIKVKRGEHAPIRALVLTPTRELAAQVEESVQEYGKYAGQKSLAMFGGVSINPQIKALKGRVDILVSTPGRLLDHAQQGTIDLSTIEILVLDEADRMLDMGFIHDIKKVLALLPAQRQNLLFSATYSDEIKQLADNLLNSPVLIEVAKRNATAEAIAQKIVLVDRERKRHLLAHLIKEHNWFQVLVFTRTKHGANRLAEQLTKEEIPALAIHGNKSQSARTRALTEFKAGTLQVLVATDIAARGIDIEELPHVINFELPMVAEDYVHRIGRTGRAGAEGEALSLVCVDEMRLLSDIEKLIKRALPREIITGFEPDPNAKPEPIESGRRGRQQQQQGRGRNQQQPRRERAQRAPAEAGAEGAAEASTNAEGSPAREGGDNRRRQNPRNNNRNKPRQEGQSNGQNGGQGGGQRAEGQQRRQGQQNQGRNGGGQQRDGQSRDGQPRGEGGNRGGNGQQQGRRNDRQQQGQAQGRGSNGGGQRDGNRSGNGNANRNSSQGQKTDKNLRDAIMRGDAQPISNENTPVSTWFDQPRRTHGRHR